The Pseudodesulfovibrio senegalensis nucleotide sequence GTGCCTGTGGGCGTGTTTACCTGCCGTTGTCCCGGTGACAATTTCAGCACGCTGGTGCGCACGCTCAAGGCCAAGGGCGCGGAGGTGGTCCACGTTCCCACCTGCAGCTTCGCCAACAAGCAGGGCGGGGAATGGTTTCTGGGCGACGGCCTGTGCATGAAGGTGGACGACCTTCTGGAACGCGCCGCCAATGACGCGGACATTCCCGTGGTCAAGGGAACCGCGCATTTGCCCAGGGATTACCAGCCCGAAGTCGTGAAATAACATCAGGCTGCCGATACGGGGCCGACGGCTTCGTTGATGCAAAAAGACCAACCCCTCGCGTACGTGTTGTACGCGTCGGCCTTGG carries:
- a CDS encoding CGGC domain-containing protein; amino-acid sequence: MTKIGIIRCEKNEERCPMTNCLKCLMETREGFADYEECVPVGVFTCRCPGDNFSTLVRTLKAKGAEVVHVPTCSFANKQGGEWFLGDGLCMKVDDLLERAANDADIPVVKGTAHLPRDYQPEVVK